The sequence TTTCTTTTGGGAAATGGGTGCTTCTATCCAGCATCGTTGTTTTTCTCTCGACACAGGGCGATGATATTCTGCTTGGCAAGATAATGGGTGTGACAGCTTTGGGTTTTTATCAAATGGCCTATAAGATATCGAATCTCACCACCACAGAGATAACTCATTCAATATCTTTGGTGGCATTGCCAGTATATAGTAAGATTCAAAATGAATTGCCTCGACTGCGTGATGGTTTTTTCAGAACACTGAGACTTACACTTACAGTCTCTGTTCCGATGACGATTTTAATAATCGTATTGATGCCCGATTTTGTTGTTGTTATATTGGGAACAAAGTGGAACCCCGTGATTTTCCCTGCTCAAATTCTCGCTTTAAGTGGATTTATCAGGTCTGTAATGGCTTCTTTTGGCCCGGTTTTCGTTGCTATTGGAAAGCCTAGATACGATTTCGAAATGAACCTTATTCGCTTAGGAATATTGGCCCTTACAATTTATCCACTAATGGCGACATGGGGAATAGAAGGTGCCTCGATATCCGTTTTAATTAGCCATCTTTTGCCCTTGCCTTTTTCCTATATGAAATTAAAAGGTCTTTTCCAAATCGGGATGAAGGATGTATTTTCCAATACTTTTCCAACTCTATTGTCAGCTGCATTTACTGTAGCGATTTATTTTCTTATTGGACCTTTTTTACCCTCTGGTAATTTTCAAGGGCTTATAATCAAAGCTCTGGTTGTATCGGTTTCATTCGCGATTATTCTTTTATTAATTGACAGAATCATGCAACTAAACTACCTTAGTGATATAAAAACTATGGCAAAAAAACTCGGAGCGAAATTTGGAAAACGACAATCGATATAGCTTTAATTATGATTCCAAAGAAAGGTTTATTTCTTATTGGCATCAAATACACGAGATTTTAACGACGAATCCCCAAAATGTTCTCGAAGTAGGCATCGGCAATGGATTTGTTTCGGAATATCTCATCAAAAATGGTGTCAATATAACAACAGTCGATCTTGAACAAAGACTCGAACCCGATGTTGTAGGGGATATACACTCCTTACCTTTTGCCGATTCCTCTTTCGATGCGGTATCTGCTTTTCAAGTTCTCGAACATCTGCCATTCGACGATTTTCAAAAGGGGATTGCCGAATTAGCTAGGATATCGAGAAGCCATGTTTTAATCTCGCTTCCACATGGAAGACGCTATGGTAATTATAAGCTTCCGCGAATAGGTGAGGTGCTCTTTCCTAAACTCACCGGAAGATGGCATCTTTTAAGTAAGGAACATTTTTGGGAACTAGATTATCCCGGGTATAAGTTAAAAACCGTTATCGGGAAAATCGAATCGTGTGGGCTAAATGTTGAGAAGACCTATAGGATATTCGAGAATCCCTATCATAGGATTTTCGTTTTACGGGAAAAGAAATGAGTGTCAACAACTTGCCATTTGTTAGCGTTATTATTCCAGTATATAATTTTGAAAAATATATTGCAAAGTGCATCGACCCTTTGCTTAACCAGGAATATCCAAAAGAGTCATTCGAGATAATCGTTGTCGATAATGGCTCAACCGATGCAACCCCCGAAATAGTCCAGCGTTACGAGAAAGTCCGTCTTCTATATGAGCGCGAGGTTCAATCAAGTTATGCCGCTCGGAATACCGGGATTAAAAAAGCGAAGGGGCAAGTTATCGCGCTTATCGATGCCGATTGTATTCCTGAAAAGCAATGGATAAGTGAGGGAGTTAAAACGCTCCTTGAATCTGGGACCGACCTCGTGGGCGGACCTGTTAAATTTTTCTATGGAAAAATGACTGCTGCCGAACTTGTGGACTCGTATTCTCATTTTAACAATGAATCTCTTATAGGAAAAAAGCGCGCCGCTCTTTCCGGTAATCTTTTCGTGCATAAAAGAGTATTTGAAGAATATGGCCTATTCCCTCAAGACTCTAAATCAGGTGCGGATTACAGGTTTTCAAACGGCGTCTTGAAAGCTGGATATACGATAGGTTTTTCGGATAACGCTATCGTTTGGCATCCTACCAGAACTT is a genomic window of bacterium containing:
- a CDS encoding class I SAM-dependent methyltransferase, which produces MENDNRYSFNYDSKERFISYWHQIHEILTTNPQNVLEVGIGNGFVSEYLIKNGVNITTVDLEQRLEPDVVGDIHSLPFADSSFDAVSAFQVLEHLPFDDFQKGIAELARISRSHVLISLPHGRRYGNYKLPRIGEVLFPKLTGRWHLLSKEHFWELDYPGYKLKTVIGKIESCGLNVEKTYRIFENPYHRIFVLREKK
- a CDS encoding glycosyltransferase encodes the protein MSVNNLPFVSVIIPVYNFEKYIAKCIDPLLNQEYPKESFEIIVVDNGSTDATPEIVQRYEKVRLLYEREVQSSYAARNTGIKKAKGQVIALIDADCIPEKQWISEGVKTLLESGTDLVGGPVKFFYGKMTAAELVDSYSHFNNESLIGKKRAALSGNLFVHKRVFEEYGLFPQDSKSGADYRFSNGVLKAGYTIGFSDNAIVWHPTRTFWSLIKKVHRTGIGMPKAIIQNGERISIWISFRRFCKDLLIPKKPFYYREWAKRQDLKLSSVKLLRMDFVLWATTVSHKLGILIETFRLKKRGEI
- a CDS encoding lipopolysaccharide biosynthesis protein, with product MDNTGNIESNKRHGYTDKAISGGFWIMAVRITQKTLGFLRTIILARFLAPNDFGLMGIALLALSTIELFSTTGFRSKLIQKTGETRDYLDTAWTLELIREIGIAIILLMAAKPIAIFFGNPAAVHVIRTLALANFVWGFNNIGTVLWRKSLNLKKEFVWQLSGGICDFGVAVVLAFLWKDVRALVYGFLAGQTVRVIMGYILCDYRPKIALDIEKAKELFSFGKWVLLSSIVVFLSTQGDDILLGKIMGVTALGFYQMAYKISNLTTTEITHSISLVALPVYSKIQNELPRLRDGFFRTLRLTLTVSVPMTILIIVLMPDFVVVILGTKWNPVIFPAQILALSGFIRSVMASFGPVFVAIGKPRYDFEMNLIRLGILALTIYPLMATWGIEGASISVLISHLLPLPFSYMKLKGLFQIGMKDVFSNTFPTLLSAAFTVAIYFLIGPFLPSGNFQGLIIKALVVSVSFAIILLLIDRIMQLNYLSDIKTMAKKLGAKFGKRQSI